One segment of Oncorhynchus kisutch isolate 150728-3 unplaced genomic scaffold, Okis_V2 scaffold2122, whole genome shotgun sequence DNA contains the following:
- the LOC116369279 gene encoding ladderlectin-like — protein MTRLQETITMAMLTLLLLLSAAFTLGDRMTARIANDLVTFAADQRNPCPRGWFQFNSRCFMFVKTARTWPNAERHCQLLGQKLKPVYNTVKYLGANLASVHSYEESQFLQAVVLITTGSFPLTWIGGFDAVQAKVEKDRLWFWSDGSKFDHESWAEGEPNNNNGAREPCIHFNFGAENGWNDVSCGKSYPSVCSIRTCLILQTVN, from the exons ATGACCAGACTACAG GAGACTATCACCATGGCGATGTTGACCCTTCTACTGCTTCTCAGCGCTGCCTTTACACTGGGCGACAGAATGACTGCGCGCATAGCAA ATGATTTGGTGACATTTGCAGCAGACCAAAGAAACCCATGCCCCAGAGGCTGGTTCCAATTTAATTCACGCTGCTTCATGTTTGTCAAAACTGCAAGGACATGGCCCAATGCAGAG CGCCACTGTCAGTTACTTGGACAAAAACTGAAGCCTGTGTACAACACTGTAAAGTACCTTGGCGCAAACCTGGCATCTGTGCACAGCTATGAAGAGTCCCAATTTCTACAGGCGGTGGTGTTGATCACGACTGGCAGTTTCCCTCTTACCTGGATTGGCGGATTTGATGCTGTTCAAGCAAAGGTGGAAAAG GACAGGCTATGGTTCTGGAGTGACGGCTCCAAATTTGATCACGAGAGCTGGGCTGAAGGGGAGCCGAATAACAACAATGGTGCCAGAGAGCCATGTATTCATTTCAACTTTGGAG CTGAAAACGGCTGGAACGATGTCTCATGTGGAAAGAGCTATCCCTCCGTGTGCTCCATAAGAACCTGTTTAATCCTTCAAACTGTCAATTGA